The Tenebrio molitor chromosome 2, icTenMoli1.1, whole genome shotgun sequence DNA segment aatgagaaatcagcagaaatctttttcgaatttgaaataaactctcgcttttcagggcgcaggctcagttacattaaaaaaatgttgacactcagtgtGACTAACCGTATTATCATAAAAATCactgtttggctcataccaacatgacaacgttttgacaattgtttattacgtataatctgtttcaaaatcaaaaatccaccacctgttatgttggcagaaaaaaagaaatccctagaaaaagtttaatttctttgggttggctcaacctcccgccaaaatttgacattgaactgttgagtttatttacgaaacacaaaataatattattatgtacaaaaaggttttagctactatatcatactttttgagtgaaataataaaatgagaataaaaaaaaacacgatgaactacgaccaaaacgactgtccaacagttttctcccacttttttctgacacttacaggaacactaaaaacaaaagtcggcgacgttgtcggatgtattttcgaggtagaatgcactgttggtggagttttgattttgaaacagattataggtgtattaaaaaatttcaattataggtaccgatttttttttgacatgcatttcgaggacacctgtataaatgaATTTAGATATACACATTTACATCCCGTGTCCAATTGTCTAGACAATTTTTATCGACAattcttaattattttgaagaaaatagtGTGCtcgcaaattttcaaaaagaaactTTAATATGTACCTGATAAATAACTCACcccatacagggttattataaatgttgcTGATATCGTGGTGTGCTGTAAAAATTTGACACCTTCCATACATAGTGTACCGATACTATTAAAGAAATTAAGTGATTAATTGGTTGCCTATGTATTGTAAATAATACAATGGatacttaaaaatattatcagaaatttttaccGTCTCAACTAATTTAACTCGGCgtaatttacattttgaaaaatgatatCTAATCAATGAAAACTATAATATTAAAAGGGAGAGCTGTCAAAtgccaaatttacaaatcaatCTCGAAGAGGCGGCAAATCTGTACGTATACGTTTAAATCAATCAGTCATgttaaaagaaattataatgacgtggaaaatttataaagaaaaataggACATTATTGTTGTGTGAACTGTGACCTTTCAGATTTTCTAATAGTTGTAACACATTCTTTCATTTGTATCTCTTTGTTTCGTAGTCAGTCAGTGCCTGATAGCGTTTTGCTAAATAAATCTGAAACCACGACGACAATGACTCACTATTTCCTAGTTGGGAACCAAGGGCCCAGTCCGTACGACCTTAAGGTCACTATATTCGTCCCACAATTGGAGGGCAACGGAAgcaatattttagaaatagAAAGTCTAGAAGTAAACCATTTCACTACTGCGTTCACTTAAagattttaacaataattctCTAGGGCTCTGTGAATGGAATCGTCACACAATGCAGACATTCTAACAAGAATCCGAGAGGTATGGTGAAGTTATCGCAAAATAACGTCAATACAACTGCTTTGAGTTGTTCCGAATCTGAAGTAAATTGTACCGCTTTGGCATGTGACGGAGGGTACTTTTCAAAGTCCAGCGAAAAcgccatttttgttttgaagttGGTCATCCGTAACGAACCTTTGGGTTAGTTTTTTTTGggcaaaagtgaaaaataacagttttcgtttaaatatttttcagccAGGTTTATGGAAAAGAAAAACCAGATACTTATCCAGTCGACTATTCTCTTGAAAAACGGCACCAAAgagtaaattacaaaatggcGTCTGCTTGTTCcaagttttattgttttctttttaggTTTTTCACAACTGCATCCGCTTTGATTTACAGAATTCCAGACAACACGATTCCTTTATGGATTCTTTTAGTCTCTTTCGTTTCTGGAATTGTTTTAATGTCAATAGTAATCCTTGTACTGTACAAGGTGAGTACTTGTCCGCTGATATTTTTCTGACAATCTTATCCACTTTATATTTAATGCAGTGCAATTTCTTCAAACGCGCTTATAAGGAAAAACTGGAAAATGAACAGTCAGATGACGAAGCAGTTCCGAATCAGGTGAGTCTTacataaaaaagttaatttttatcCACATGGTTGCAAGTTTTCCTCGAGCAAAATTGTCCAAAAAGTGCTGCTTTAACAAATTATATTCCGTATTAAAAGATGTAAAAAAACAAGGAAACGAACAAATTCATAAATGTTGTTGTCGGACAACTATAAACagattttgcatttttaagaAGATGATTGAAGGTTTACGTATAActgaatatttatttgaaaatcttGCCTGAAATAATCTTCCCggctgaaaaatatttatgcaaCCGTTTTAAATGATAAACGTAtgaaacttttcaaaatttctctTACTTGTCAGCTTTAATTGCGTCTGCGTCATTTACCCCGAATTTCAAACTGATTCTAATTGATGCATTTTCTTCTCGTTTCAAATGAGGTGACCTGTAGTAAAATATACATCGCCAAGAAGTCACAATTCtattgctatttaaaataatatatcgATTTCCAGGGACCAAGCTCGGACGAATCAACGAATCGTGACGGAATATTTGATTAAGTGTTAGTAAGCGTTTTTATTacctaacaaaataaaattacaaagctTAAATATGTTGATGACTATGGGGTAGATTGGTAACGGGAGTTCCTAAACTACTTTTAACCCTCCTCAGCTTAATTTTGTCCCTAATTTGCAACAGTCTCGACGACCTCTCGGATTCCTTGCGGTGCACCGGGACCTGGTCCATGTTCTGCACTCGCTCCCTTTCCATCTGGACCACCGAGTACAAATCGTAAACGAAGGCAGAAGACTTGGGCACGGGGCTCGTCAGAGCAACACTGGGCGTCCTAAACATGGAAGTGGTGGCTTGATCGTCCGGCGTGTCCAAATAGAACTTGGGCATCGACTGTTGCCTTATTATCGGTATTTCCTTCGGCTGGTCGATCTTCAGGTAAAGACTCTTCGACAGTCTCCTCTCTTTCAAGGACTTCCTCCGGATTTCCACTTCCGGCTCGAGATTCTCCGGCTTCAAGGTTGCCAGTTTGGGCTTGTCGTCCTTAGCTACCGCACAATCCACCTCATCTGAAGGTCTGACCTATTCGAAAAACGAAAATCAAAACCACAACTGCTGCTCAGCACGGAACCATACCTCTTCTTCCGTTTTGGTCTCTTTGTCTTCTTCCGTGGTCATTTCGCAAATTGCAGGAACGCTTTTCG contains these protein-coding regions:
- the LOC138124860 gene encoding uncharacterized protein isoform X3, which gives rise to MRSCFETCYWHLIEKRFCYDESIALYEVPEKEEKNNNFFDNMAFYDSVSVIAGRAIVTIDPLPEEKPIVQQPTRKLRWQNYQPEEEKHESISKSVPAICEMTTEEDKETKTEEEVRPSDEVDCAVAKDDKPKLATLKPENLEPEVEIRRKSLKERRLSKSLYLKIDQPKEIPIIRQQSMPKFYLDTPDDQATTSMFRTPSVALTSPVPKSSAFVYDLYSVVQMERERVQNMDQVPVHRKESERSSRLLQIRDKIKLRRVKSSLGTPVTNLPHSHQHI
- the LOC138124860 gene encoding uncharacterized protein isoform X4 encodes the protein MAFYDSVSVIAGRAIVTIDPLPEEKPIVQQPTRKLRWQNYQPEEEKHESISKSVPAICEMTTEEDKETKTEEEVRPSDEVDCAVAKDDKPKLATLKPENLEPEVEIRRKSLKERRLSKSLYLKIDQPKEIPIIRQQSMPKFYLDTPDDQATTSMFRTPSVALTSPVPKSSAFVYDLYSVVQMERERVQNMDQVPVHRKESERSSRLLQIRDKIKLRRVKSSLGTPVTNLPHSHQHI
- the LOC138124860 gene encoding uncharacterized protein isoform X1, whose product is MCKCLQYCFETCYWHLIEKRFCYDESIALYEVPEKEEKNNNFFDNMAFYDSVSVIAGRAIVTIDPLPEEKPIVQQPTRKLRWQNYQPEEEKHESISKSVPAICEMTTEEDKETKTEEEVRPSDEVDCAVAKDDKPKLATLKPENLEPEVEIRRKSLKERRLSKSLYLKIDQPKEIPIIRQQSMPKFYLDTPDDQATTSMFRTPSVALTSPVPKSSAFVYDLYSVVQMERERVQNMDQVPVHRKESERSSRLLQIRDKIKLRRVKSSLGTPVTNLPHSHQHI
- the LOC138124860 gene encoding uncharacterized protein isoform X2, with the translated sequence MIYKINCFETCYWHLIEKRFCYDESIALYEVPEKEEKNNNFFDNMAFYDSVSVIAGRAIVTIDPLPEEKPIVQQPTRKLRWQNYQPEEEKHESISKSVPAICEMTTEEDKETKTEEEVRPSDEVDCAVAKDDKPKLATLKPENLEPEVEIRRKSLKERRLSKSLYLKIDQPKEIPIIRQQSMPKFYLDTPDDQATTSMFRTPSVALTSPVPKSSAFVYDLYSVVQMERERVQNMDQVPVHRKESERSSRLLQIRDKIKLRRVKSSLGTPVTNLPHSHQHI